A region from the Prionailurus viverrinus isolate Anna chromosome E2, UM_Priviv_1.0, whole genome shotgun sequence genome encodes:
- the GPR4 gene encoding G-protein coupled receptor 4 — translation MGNRTWEGCHVDSRVDHLFPPSLYIFVIGVGLPTNCLALWAAYRQVRQRNELGVYLMNLSIADLLYICTLPLWVDYFLHHDNWIHGPGSCKLFGFIFYTNIYISIAFLCCISVDRYLAVAHPLRFARLRRVKTAVAVSSVVWATELGANSAPLFHDELFRDRYNHTFCFEKFPMEGWVAWMNLYRVFVGFLFPWALMLLSYRGILRAVRGSVSTERQEKAKIKRLALSLIAIVLVCFAPYHVLLLSRSAVYLGRPWDCGFEERVFSAYHSSLAFTSLNCVADPILYCLVNEGARSDVAKALHNLLRFLASDKPQEMANASLTLETPLTSKRNSMAKAVAAGWAAAPPSQADQLQLKMLPPAQ, via the coding sequence ATGGGCAACCGCACGTGGGAGGGCTGCCACGTGGACTCGCGCGTGGACCACCTCTTCCCGCCGTCCCTCTATATCTTCGTCATCGGGGTGGGCCTGCCCACCAACTGCCTGGCCCTGTGGGCGGCCTACCGCCAGGTGCGGCAGCGCAACGAGCTGGGCGTGTACCTGATGAACCTGAGCATCGCCGACCTGCTGTACATCTGCACGCTGCCGCTGTGGGTCGACTACTTCCTGCACCATGACAACTGGATCCACGGCCCCGGCTCCTGCAAGCTCTTCGGGTTCATCTTCTACACCAACATCTACATCAGCATCGCCTTCCTGTGCTGCATCTCCGTGGACCGGTACCTGGCTGTGGCCCACCCGCTGCGGTTTGCCCGCCTGCGCCGCGTCAAGACGGCCGTGGCCGTGAGCTCTGTGGTCTGGGCCACGGAGCTGGGGGCCAACTCGGCACCCCTATTCCACGACGAGCTCTTCCGTGACCGCTACAACCACACCTTCTGCTTTGAGAAGTTCCCCATGGAGGGCTGGGTGGCCTGGATGAACCTCTACCGGGTCTTTGTGGGCTTCCTCTTCCCGTGGGCGCTCATGCTGCTGTCCTACCGCGGCATCCTGCGGGCCGTGCGGGGCAGCGTGTCCACCGAGCGCCAGGAGAAGGCCAAGATCAAGCGGCTGGCCCTCAGCCTCATCGCCATCGTGCTGGTCTGCTTCGCGCCCTACCACGTGCTCCTGCTCTCACGCAGCGCCGTCTACCTGGGCCGCCCGTGGGACTGTGGCTTCGAGGAGCGCGTCTTCTCAGCGTATCACAGCTCACTGGCCTTCACCAGCCTCAACTGCGTGGCCGACCCCATCCTCTACTGCCTCGTCAACGAGGGGGCCCGCAGCGACGTGGCCAAGGCCCTGCACAATCTGCTCCGCTTCCTGGCCAGTGACAAGCCGCAGGAGATGGCCAACGCGTCGCTCACCCTGGAGACGCCGCTCACCTCCAAGAGGAACAGCATGGCCAAGGCCGTGGCAGCTGGCTGGGCGGCAGCTCCACCCTCCCAGGCGGACCAGCTTCAGCTAAAGATGCTGCCGCCAGCACAGTGA